One genomic region from Haloterrigena gelatinilytica encodes:
- a CDS encoding ATP-NAD kinase family protein — protein sequence MDSLGVVVNPIAGMGGRVGLKGTDGKLEEARRRGAEPRAPERAREALRSLHRRAPDVAVYTAAGVMGERAVRDAGYEPIVVYEPTADDAAPADATASADADTDPSDASSPVDPATAETTAADTRAAVRAFLERDVDLILFVGGDGTAVDVADVLEATAGDETPMLGVPAGVKIYSSVFAVTPADAGRIAAEFDRAADREVNDIDEEAYREGEVRSQLEAIVPVPVAPDVQSSKQVSSGSVDSLAAGFAREVDPERTYVFGPGSTVGAIERELEIDPSPLGVDVWRDGEVLARDAAESDILAVLEEPATIVVSPIGGQGFVFGRGNHQISPAVIERADEIEVVASGAKLDGIDALHVDTDDEAIDEELRGWLRVRTGRFTTRLVKVV from the coding sequence ATGGACTCGCTCGGCGTGGTCGTGAATCCGATCGCGGGAATGGGCGGTCGGGTCGGACTGAAGGGAACCGACGGCAAACTCGAGGAAGCGCGCCGCCGCGGGGCCGAACCGCGGGCGCCGGAACGGGCGCGCGAGGCGCTGCGGTCGCTGCACCGACGAGCGCCCGACGTCGCCGTCTACACCGCGGCGGGGGTCATGGGCGAGCGGGCGGTCCGCGACGCCGGCTACGAACCGATCGTCGTCTACGAGCCGACGGCCGACGACGCCGCCCCGGCCGACGCGACCGCTTCTGCGGACGCCGATACCGATCCGAGCGATGCGTCCTCCCCGGTCGACCCGGCGACTGCCGAGACGACCGCCGCCGACACGCGGGCCGCCGTCCGGGCCTTCCTCGAGCGCGACGTCGACCTGATCCTGTTCGTCGGGGGCGACGGCACCGCGGTCGACGTCGCCGACGTGCTCGAGGCGACGGCGGGCGACGAGACGCCGATGCTCGGCGTCCCCGCCGGCGTCAAGATCTACTCGTCGGTGTTCGCCGTGACGCCAGCGGACGCGGGCCGGATCGCCGCCGAGTTCGACCGCGCGGCCGACCGCGAGGTCAACGACATCGACGAGGAGGCCTACCGCGAGGGCGAGGTCCGCTCGCAACTCGAGGCCATCGTCCCCGTCCCCGTCGCGCCGGACGTCCAGTCGAGCAAACAGGTCTCGAGCGGCAGCGTCGACTCGCTGGCCGCTGGCTTCGCCCGCGAGGTCGACCCCGAGCGCACGTACGTCTTCGGCCCCGGCAGCACCGTGGGCGCGATCGAACGAGAACTGGAGATCGACCCGTCGCCGCTGGGCGTCGACGTCTGGCGCGACGGCGAGGTGCTGGCCCGCGACGCGGCCGAGAGCGATATTCTGGCCGTCCTCGAGGAGCCGGCGACGATCGTCGTCTCGCCGATCGGCGGCCAGGGGTTCGTCTTCGGACGCGGCAACCACCAGATTTCGCCGGCGGTCATCGAGCGCGCGGACGAGATCGAGGTCGTCGCGTCGGGAGCGAAACTCGACGGAATCGACGCGTTGCACGTCGACACGGACGACGAGGCGATCGACGAGGAGCTGCGGGGGTGGCTGCGGGTGCGGACCGGCCGGTTCACGACGCGGCTCGTGAAGGTCGTCTGA
- a CDS encoding phosphate uptake regulator PhoU has protein sequence METRKVQRLGPSTLAMTLPAEWASEHAVEKGDEVSLRTSGKGTLTVMPESASSEETEAIIHADDLDADAVERAIVAQYVLGRRVIRIDTEDGALESDHINAVYQAETQLMGLGVIEETPESISIRCSVDPEDFTLNNLLERLERTGQTMRGEGIKALAHGNPDLAQRALNRERQANKIFVLLLRLIFTAYQNPNLARAVGLNSGFPLIGYRSIAKNLELTADNAEDIAEIVIETEGHSLNVDSSVMRDIRELNDLVDEITSIAVEAAVERDYDKSNRVRKMFHDVSSKEQEILDELPEMSNEDLLRVREVLVSLQQTAQYAMRNAEIAANLALNEESEHTTIN, from the coding sequence ATGGAAACGCGGAAAGTGCAACGACTCGGGCCGTCGACGCTCGCGATGACGCTCCCCGCCGAATGGGCGTCCGAACACGCCGTCGAGAAGGGCGACGAGGTATCCCTCCGAACCAGCGGCAAAGGGACGCTGACCGTCATGCCCGAATCCGCCAGCTCCGAGGAGACGGAAGCGATCATCCACGCCGACGATCTGGACGCCGACGCCGTCGAGCGCGCGATCGTCGCCCAGTACGTCCTCGGGCGGCGCGTCATCCGCATCGACACCGAGGACGGCGCCCTCGAGTCCGACCACATCAACGCCGTCTACCAGGCCGAGACCCAGCTGATGGGGCTGGGCGTCATCGAGGAGACGCCCGAGAGCATCTCGATCCGCTGCTCGGTCGACCCGGAGGACTTCACGCTGAACAACCTCCTCGAGCGCCTCGAGCGGACCGGCCAGACGATGCGCGGCGAGGGGATCAAGGCGCTGGCCCACGGCAACCCCGACCTGGCCCAGCGGGCCCTCAACCGGGAGCGACAGGCCAACAAGATCTTCGTCCTCCTGTTGCGCCTGATCTTCACCGCCTACCAGAACCCGAACCTCGCCCGCGCGGTCGGGCTCAACAGCGGCTTCCCGCTGATCGGCTACCGCTCGATCGCGAAGAACTTGGAGCTGACGGCGGACAACGCCGAGGACATCGCCGAGATCGTCATCGAGACCGAGGGCCACAGCCTGAACGTCGATAGCTCGGTGATGCGGGACATCCGCGAACTGAACGATCTGGTCGACGAGATCACCTCGATCGCCGTCGAGGCGGCCGTCGAGCGCGATTACGACAAGTCCAACCGGGTTCGGAAAATGTTCCACGACGTCTCCAGTAAGGAACAGGAGATCCTCGACGAGCTTCCGGAGATGTCCAACGAGGACCTGCTGCGGGTCCGCGAGGTGCTCGTCAGCCTCCAGCAGACGGCCCAGTACGCCATGCGAAACGCCGAAATCGCGGCCAACCTCGCGCTCAACGAGGAGTCCGAGCACACGACGATCAACTGA
- a CDS encoding MFS transporter — MRELRRRIVAQFAVDRRVLALAFARMADGIGNSFLIIVIPLYVASDVVGGATFGLGESMLIGVILSLFGFLNSSFQPLTGRLSDRSGRRKSFILIGLAGLAATNISYVFADTYLSLLVVRGLQGVSVAFIIPASIALVNELATSQDRGGNMGVYNTFRLVGFGSGPIAAGALVNLGPYRLPADVTLSGFDAAFYLATTTALISYGLVTLLVADPEATKANAGADLSIDIRDPSGEHLLDPIFTLGVVSLFMAAAIALFATIQPQVNARLEQGSTWFGLQFAAFILAQVALQTPIGRACDRYGRRPFILAGMLFLIPTTFVQGFIASSVVMFLARLGQGVAAAMVFAPALALAGDLAPEGESGSKLSILTMAFGYGIAVGPLTSGALIGYGFETPFLFGTALAALGAILVYTQVEETLESTRSVPVVGDD, encoded by the coding sequence ATGCGGGAGCTTCGTCGCCGAATCGTCGCCCAGTTCGCCGTCGATCGCCGCGTCCTCGCGCTGGCCTTCGCCCGGATGGCCGACGGCATCGGCAACTCGTTTCTCATCATCGTCATTCCGCTGTACGTGGCCAGCGACGTCGTCGGCGGGGCGACGTTCGGGCTGGGCGAGTCGATGCTCATCGGCGTCATCCTCTCGCTGTTCGGCTTTCTCAACAGCAGTTTCCAGCCGCTGACGGGTCGGCTCTCGGATCGGTCGGGACGGCGCAAGTCGTTCATCCTGATCGGGCTCGCCGGCCTCGCGGCGACGAACATCTCCTACGTGTTCGCGGACACGTACCTCTCGCTGCTCGTCGTTCGCGGGCTCCAGGGGGTCAGCGTCGCCTTCATCATCCCGGCGTCGATCGCGCTGGTCAACGAACTCGCGACGAGTCAGGACCGCGGCGGCAACATGGGCGTCTACAACACGTTCCGGCTCGTCGGGTTCGGCTCCGGTCCCATCGCGGCCGGCGCGCTCGTCAACCTGGGCCCCTACCGGCTCCCCGCGGACGTGACGCTCAGCGGCTTCGACGCGGCCTTTTACCTCGCGACGACGACGGCACTGATCAGCTACGGGCTGGTGACGCTGCTCGTCGCCGACCCCGAGGCGACGAAAGCGAACGCCGGCGCCGACCTCTCGATCGACATCCGGGATCCGTCGGGCGAGCACCTGCTCGATCCGATCTTCACCCTCGGGGTCGTCTCCCTGTTCATGGCCGCGGCGATCGCGCTGTTCGCGACGATCCAGCCGCAGGTCAACGCCCGCCTCGAGCAGGGGTCGACGTGGTTCGGCCTCCAGTTCGCGGCGTTCATCCTCGCGCAGGTCGCCCTGCAGACGCCGATCGGCCGGGCCTGCGACCGGTACGGCCGCCGGCCGTTCATCCTCGCCGGGATGCTCTTCCTGATCCCGACGACGTTCGTCCAGGGCTTCATCGCGTCCTCCGTGGTGATGTTCCTCGCCCGTCTCGGTCAGGGCGTCGCCGCCGCGATGGTGTTCGCGCCCGCGCTCGCGCTGGCCGGCGACCTCGCTCCCGAGGGCGAGTCCGGATCGAAGCTCTCGATTCTCACCATGGCCTTCGGCTACGGAATCGCCGTCGGGCCGCTGACCTCCGGCGCGCTGATCGGCTACGGGTTCGAGACGCCGTTTCTCTTCGGGACCGCGCTGGCCGCCCTCGGGGCGATCCTCGTCTACACGCAGGTCGAGGAGACCCTCGAGTCGACGCGGTCCGTGCCGGTCGTCGGCGACGATTGA
- a CDS encoding DUF5797 family protein codes for MTLSEEATERLADVVELQPTKNSELQERWDMESGSEVHQYLENELGDYYFRDDNSLIRATAEANDLVDVEPGIESDPEDEGVPSRIRVPELQTQIVAVLAGPEEESESVVSVLHKLRDEFDVDPEAEDVRSGLQSLRRKGVVEVEYRTVPTFRLTVDREDLEVEASE; via the coding sequence ATGACGCTCTCGGAGGAGGCCACAGAACGGTTGGCGGACGTGGTGGAGCTACAGCCGACGAAGAACTCGGAACTGCAAGAGCGGTGGGACATGGAGAGCGGCAGCGAGGTCCACCAGTACCTCGAGAACGAACTGGGCGACTACTACTTCCGGGACGACAACAGCCTGATCCGCGCGACGGCGGAAGCGAACGACCTCGTCGACGTCGAACCCGGCATCGAGAGCGACCCCGAGGACGAGGGCGTTCCCTCCAGGATCCGGGTGCCGGAGCTCCAGACGCAGATCGTCGCCGTGCTGGCCGGCCCCGAGGAGGAGTCCGAAAGCGTCGTTTCGGTCCTTCACAAACTGCGCGATGAGTTCGACGTCGACCCCGAGGCCGAGGACGTCCGCTCGGGGCTCCAGAGCCTGCGCCGAAAGGGCGTCGTCGAGGTCGAGTACCGCACCGTCCCCACGTTCCGCCTGACCGTCGACCGCGAGGACCTCGAGGTCGAAGCGTCCGAATAA
- a CDS encoding DUF5787 family protein, with amino-acid sequence MDRYTTEFAFELRTCRWAERAWPPDESASDDHAVVVARQLGTKRRRWDTIVLECDPEALRERAKFGSERLDSDLLHVVRNAPAEWTYYRDCLPHPGYPWRYVREAIHRADDRGILETRKNGNRIEIRRKWPYPDDWVRRIVAIENKPDLDASAARALGSQLEYDVAVGLADEVWVATRRTGDLVERALFEDLPVEAGILALEPETLAAEVAWFPRSLAVDDPGTRILERPDGGRRDGSAARFEYVDPDAKRATRLEIAERAYERGWRSFADTMRPDCRHFELRSRDGLQLEPYCAAKGRSQTAAECAGGCADFEPEPPVWRTRDWPIEGGPGKRCKRLLEDRRRRHRPGLQQ; translated from the coding sequence GTGGATCGGTACACGACCGAGTTCGCGTTCGAACTCCGGACCTGCCGTTGGGCGGAACGCGCCTGGCCGCCCGACGAGTCCGCCAGTGACGACCACGCGGTCGTCGTCGCCCGACAACTCGGGACGAAACGCCGCCGCTGGGACACCATCGTTCTCGAGTGCGATCCCGAAGCGCTCCGCGAGCGAGCGAAATTCGGGTCCGAACGCCTCGATAGCGACCTCCTGCACGTCGTCCGCAACGCCCCCGCCGAGTGGACCTACTACCGCGACTGTCTCCCCCATCCCGGCTATCCGTGGCGCTACGTCCGCGAGGCCATCCACCGGGCCGACGACCGCGGCATCCTCGAGACGCGCAAGAACGGGAACCGCATCGAGATCCGCCGGAAGTGGCCGTATCCCGACGACTGGGTCCGGCGAATCGTCGCGATCGAGAACAAGCCCGATCTGGACGCCAGCGCCGCCCGCGCGCTGGGCTCGCAACTCGAGTACGACGTCGCCGTCGGGCTGGCCGACGAGGTCTGGGTCGCCACGCGGCGGACGGGAGACCTCGTCGAGCGCGCGCTGTTCGAGGACCTGCCCGTCGAGGCGGGCATCCTCGCGCTCGAGCCCGAGACGCTCGCCGCCGAGGTCGCGTGGTTCCCCCGTTCGCTGGCCGTCGACGACCCCGGCACGCGGATCCTCGAGCGTCCCGACGGCGGTCGCCGGGACGGCTCCGCGGCGCGGTTCGAGTACGTCGATCCGGACGCGAAGCGAGCGACGCGCCTCGAGATCGCCGAACGCGCCTACGAGCGCGGCTGGCGCTCGTTCGCCGACACCATGCGCCCCGACTGTCGGCACTTCGAGTTGCGCTCACGGGACGGCCTGCAACTCGAGCCCTACTGCGCCGCGAAGGGGCGGAGCCAGACGGCGGCGGAGTGTGCCGGCGGCTGTGCCGACTTCGAGCCCGAGCCGCCCGTCTGGCGAACGCGCGACTGGCCGATCGAGGGCGGTCCCGGAAAACGGTGCAAACGGTTGCTCGAGGACCGGCGGCGACGGCATCGACCGGGATTGCAGCAGTAG